A single Oryza brachyantha chromosome 8, ObraRS2, whole genome shotgun sequence DNA region contains:
- the LOC102720897 gene encoding alpha/beta hydrolase domain-containing protein 17C — protein sequence MLSGCSVSSLAARFAFFPPDPATYAVRKDEAAGRLVASNVPRDGAMDVLRVDTRRGSKVVAFFLRDPAARLTVLYSHGNAADLGQLYDLFVQLKVNLKVNLMGYDYSGYGASTGKPSEENTYADIEAVYQCLETEYGISQEDLILYGQSVGSGPTLHLASRLPRLRGVVLHSAILSGLRVVCHVNFTFCFDIYKNVKKIKKVKSPVLVIHGTDDDVVNWSHGKELWKLAREPYDPLWIKGGGHCNLELYPDFIRHLSKFIREMENITTKMRLKKIRQSLQPAKKAHRVHTGTTTTFTTNCCCRIRVRKPSCPSCNFSCSCCSGLKSFFSCRLFKCSTCFSCSLKSCFRCPTCFSCSLKSCFKCPTCFSCSCKSCFKCPTSFSCNCRSCFKCCCCGSCGDAQ from the exons ATGCTGTCGGGGTGCTCGGTGTCCAGTCTCGCGGCGAGGTTCGCCTTCTTCCCGCCGGACCCGGCGACCTACGCCGTCCGGAAGGAcgaggccgccggccgcctcgtcgcctccaaCGTCCCGCGCGACGGCGCCATGGACGTGCTGCGCGTCGACACCAGGAGGGGGAGCAAGGTGGTGGCCTTCTTCCTGAGGGACCCCGCCGCGCGCCTCACCGTGCTCTACTCGCACGGCAACGCCGCCGACCTCGGCCAGCTCTACGACCTCTTTGTGCAGCTCAAGGTCAATCTCAAGGTCAATCTGATGGG ATACGACTACTCTGGGTATGGAGCATCTACTGGCAAG CCAAGCGAAGAGAATACATATGCAGACATTGAGGCAGTCTACCAGTGCTTAGAAACGGAGTATGGAATTAGCCAGGAAGACCTTATCTTGTATGGGCAATCTGTTGGCAGTGGGCCAACATTGCATTTAGCTTCCCGTTTACCAAGATTGCGTGGTGTGGTTCTTCATAGTGCCATACTGTCAGGCCTCCGTGTTGTTTGCCATGTGAACTTTACTTTCTGCTTTGACATTTACAAA aatgtgaaaaaaatcaagaaggTTAAATCCCCAGTGCTTGTTATTCAT GGAACTGATGATGATGTTGTGAACTGGTCGCATGGTAAAGAGCTGTGGAAATTGGCAAGGGAGCCCTATGATCCACTATGGATCAAAGGAGGAGGTCATTGCAATCTGGAGCTATATCCCGACTTCATCCGCCACCTCTCCAAGTTCATCCGCGAAATGGAAAATATCACAACAAAGATGAGGCTCAAGAAGATTCGGCAGTCCCTGCAACCCGCGAAGAAGGCCCACCGGGTGCACACTGGGACAACTACCACCTTCACCACCAACTGCTGCTGCCGTATCCGAGTCCGCAAACCGAGTTGCCCCAGCTGCAATttcagctgcagctgctgcagcggTCTGAAGAGTTTCTTCTCATGCCGTCTATTCAAGTGCTCAACCTGCTTCTCCTGCAGCTTGAAGAGCTGCTTCAGGTGCCCAACCTGCTTCTCCTGCAGCTTGAAGAGCTGCTTCAAGTGCCCAACCTGCTTCTCCTGCAGCTGCAAGAGCTGCTTCAAGTGCCCAACTAGCTTCTCCTGCAACTGCAGGAGCTGCTTcaagtgctgctgctgtggtTCATGCGGAGATGCGCAGTAA